The proteins below are encoded in one region of Mangifera indica cultivar Alphonso unplaced genomic scaffold, CATAS_Mindica_2.1 Un_0004, whole genome shotgun sequence:
- the LOC123205384 gene encoding protein PLANT CADMIUM RESISTANCE 2-like, giving the protein MNSTNPNQNFDQYGAATGVPLAQGFQHQTRLGDWSSGLCDCFSDCSSCCLTCWCPCVTFGRVAEIADQGYTSCGTAGVLYCLLAALTGWTFCYSCFYRTKMRQQFKLEESPCCDCLVHFCCESCALCQEYRELQSRGFDMSIGWHGNVERRNREVAMGAVPPYVEGGMKR; this is encoded by the exons ATGAATTCAACAAACCCCAATCAGAACTTTGATCAGTATGGCGCAGCAACCGGAGTCCCGTTGGCTCAAGGCTTTCAGCACCAAACCAGATTGGGAGATTGGTCTTCTGGGCTTTGTGACTGCTTTTCTGACTGCTCAAGCT GCTGCTTGACTTGTTGGTGTCCGTGCGTCACTTTTGGACGAGTTGCTGAGATTGCAGACCAAGGATATACCT CTTGTGGTACAGCAGGAGTGCTTTATTGTCTACTTGCTGCGCTGACCGGTTGGACCTTTTGCTACTCTTGCTTTTATCGCACGAAGATGCGGCAGCAGTTCAAGCTGGAAGAGAGCCCTTGTTGCGACTGCTTGGTTCATTTTTGCTGCGAGTCCTGTGCCCTTTGTCAAGAATATCGCGAGCTCCAAAGCCGAGGATTTGACATGTCCATtg GATGGCACGGTAATGTTGAAAGACGAAATCGGGAAGTGGCCATGGGAGCTGTTCCTCCTTACGTGGAAGGTGGCATGAAAAGATAG